In Notamacropus eugenii isolate mMacEug1 chromosome 1, mMacEug1.pri_v2, whole genome shotgun sequence, one genomic interval encodes:
- the LOC140521707 gene encoding LOW QUALITY PROTEIN: uncharacterized protein (The sequence of the model RefSeq protein was modified relative to this genomic sequence to represent the inferred CDS: substituted 1 base at 1 genomic stop codon) produces MIRPGKRETTERLSISVKETHQENLMSDGPCDFTRRQICAVFQKVHPGDKIYGCHHCRKNMSQQSSLIDCQKICTGENPHELHECGIHFSEHSSFLIHHIIDSERQPPECSQCGKAGSCSCSLAVHQSIETREELYKYDKREKALLQSSNLTQHQKIHNGKKGYECNPCGNAFRFKGHLTLHQKIHMEKHYECNQCGKAFRENYQLIVHKRIHTGERPYECNQCGKAFTYRSNLAVHQRIHTGEIPYERNQCGKAFRENYQLIVHQRIHTGEKTYECNQCGKAFRKSSNLAAHQRIHTGERPYECNQCGKAFRENSLLVSHEXIHNRKKLFECSDCAKAFSSNSTLAVHQRIHTGEKPPKCNPCGKTFRLSSLLATHQRIHTGEKPYECNECGKAFRRNSLLAAHQRIHTGEKPHTCNRCGKTFRSSSNLAAHQRIHTGEKPHTCNQCGKTFRLNSLLDVHQRIHTREKPYECNRCGKTFRSSSNLAAHQRIHTGERPYKCNQCEKAFRLNYQLTIHQRIHPGEKPYQCNACGKTFRESTKLSLYQRIHTGVKPYPCNQCGKASDETPTLLYTRESTLERNLMNVINVKRSSVPAHLLLYIRESAVELNLMNVMNVERLSESSKLSLHQRIHTGVKPYQCNQCGKAFRESSKLSLHQRIYTGEKPYQCNQCGKAFRTRLPTCCT; encoded by the coding sequence GAGAGACTACTGAAAGGCTAAGTATTTCTGTGAAAGAAAcacaccaagaaaacctcatgagtGATGGTCCCTGTGACTTCACTAGGAGACAAATCTGTGCTGTCTTTCAGAAAGTTCACCCTGGAGATAAAATTTATGGTTGTCATCATTGTAGGAAAAACATGAGTCAGCAGTCCTCCCTAATTGACTGTCAAAAAATTTGTACTGGAGAAAACCCACATGAGCTTCATGAATGTGGTATACATTTTAGTGAACACTCCTCCTTCCTTATTCATCACATTATTGACAGTGAGAGGCAACCTCCTGAATGcagtcagtgtggaaaggctgGGAGTTGCAGCTGTagtcttgctgtacatcagagcaTCGAGACTAGAGaggaactttataaatatgataaacGTGAAAAGGCATTGCTACAGAGCTCCAATCTTACTCAACATCAGAAAATCCACAATGGTAAGAAAGGTTATGAATGCAATccatgtggaaatgcattcagatTTAAAGGCCATCTTACTCTACATCAGAAAATCCATATGGAGAAAcattatgaatgtaatcaatgtggaaaggcttttagggAGAACTACCAACTTATTGTACAtaagagaatccatactggagagagaccttatgaatgtaatcagtgtggaaaggctttcacataCAGGTCAaatcttgctgtacatcagagaatccacactggagagataCCTTATGAacgtaatcaatgtggaaaggcttttcgGGAGAACTACCAACTtattgtacatcagagaatccacactggagagaaaacttatgaatgtaatcaatgtggaaaggctttcagaaagaGCTCCaatcttgctgcacatcagagaatccacactggagagagaccttatgaatgtaatcaatgtggaaaggctttcagagaaaACTCCCTACTTGTTTCACATGAGTGAATCCACAATAGAAAGAAACTTTTTGAATGTAGTGATTGTGCAAAAGCTTTCAGTTCTAACTCCACTCTTGCTGtacaccagagaatccacactggtgAGAAGCCACCTAAATGTAATccatgtggaaagactttcagactAAGCTCCCTACTTGCtacacatcagagaattcacactggggagaaaccgtatgagtgtaatgaatgtggaaaggctttcagacgAAACTCCTtacttgctgcacatcagagaatccacactggtgAGAAGCCACATACATGTAATcgatgtggaaagactttcaggtcTAGCTCCAATCTTGCagcccatcagagaatccacactggtgAGAAGCCACATacatgtaatcaatgtggaaagactttcagactGAACTCCCTACTTgatgtacatcagagaattcatactaggGAGAAACCATATGAGTGTAATcgatgtggaaagactttcaggtcTAGCTCCAATCTTGCagcccatcagagaatccacactggtgAGAGACCATATAAGTGTAATCAGTGTGAAAAGGCTTTCAGACTAAACTACCAACTTActatacatcagagaatccaccctggagagaagccttatcaATGTAATgcatgtggaaagactttcagagagAGCACCAAACTTAGTCTatatcagagaatccacactggagtaAAACCATATCcttgtaatcaatgtggaaaggcttcgGACGAAACTCCCACCTTACTTtacaccagagaatccacactggagagaaaccttatgaatgtaatcaatgtgaaaAGGTCTTCAGTTCCAGCTCATCTCTTGCTGTATATCAGAGAATCTGCAGTGGAAttaaaccttatgaatgtaatgaatgtggaaagactttcagagagCTCCAAACTTAGTCTACATcaaagaatccacactggagtgaaaccttatcaatgtaatcaatgtggaaaggctttcagagagaGCTCCAAACTTAGTCTACATCAGAGAATctacactggagagaaaccttatcaatgtaatcaatgtgggaaggctttcagaACTAGACTTCCTACTTGCTGCACATAA